One Mycobacterium paraseoulense genomic window, GGCCAGGCTGTCCAGAATGACCCGGCTGCTCATCAGCGCGGTCTGCTCCGCCCAGTCGTAGGGCGGCGAGCACTCCACCACCTCGATACCGTTCAGTCCCGGTTCGGAGATCATCCGGATCAGGTTGAGCGCCTCGCGCGGCAGCAGACCACCGGGCTCGGGCCAGCCGGTGCCGGGTACGAACCCGGCGTCGATGACGTCGATGTCGAACGACAGATACACCGCCTTGGCGTCCTTCCATGCCGTTTCGAGTGCGATTTCGGCGACCTTCTCGATCCCGACGCGTTCGACGTCACCGACGGTGATGACGGTGCTGCCGCGCTGCCGACCCACCTGGACACCGGCGCGCGGCGCCTGCCACCCGCCGATCCCGATCTGCACCAGGTTGGTGGCCGGGGCGTTCTTGATGTTGGTGGCGTGGAACCAGGGGGTGGTGTGCATCCGCTCGTCGAGATCCGTCTCCTGGGTGTCGACATGGCGGTCGAAATGGATGATCCCGACGTTGCCGTCCAGGTAGGGGGCCAGGCCTCGCACCGTCGGGAAGCCGATCGAGTGGTCACCGCCGAGGACGACGGGAAAGACGCCCCTGGAGACGACGTGCGCCATGGCCTGGCTGATCTGGTCGAACGACTTCTCGATGTTGGCCGGGATCGTGACCACGTCACCGATGTCGACGATGTTGAGCTGTTCCCGCAGGTCGACGCCCAGCTCGTAGCAATACGTGCCGAACAGGTTGGTGGACCGGCGGATCCCCATCGGCCCGAACCGGGTGCCCGGACGGTAGGTCGTCCCGGCGTCCAGCGGCGCCCCGAAGACGGCCACCTCGGCGTCGGCGACGTCGTTCACATCCTCGAGAAACGGGGCCTTGAGGAACGTCCCGCGTTCCCCGGCGAAATGGGGAAGTTCGCCGCGCGCGAAGGTCGACAGGG contains:
- a CDS encoding agmatinase family protein, encoding MFNPFAGQADIPNREGAWAQQAEAELSTRRHREEIDRCISHGLEAAPTINDRTLSTFARGELPHFAGERGTFLKAPFLEDVNDVADAEVAVFGAPLDAGTTYRPGTRFGPMGIRRSTNLFGTYCYELGVDLREQLNIVDIGDVVTIPANIEKSFDQISQAMAHVVSRGVFPVVLGGDHSIGFPTVRGLAPYLDGNVGIIHFDRHVDTQETDLDERMHTTPWFHATNIKNAPATNLVQIGIGGWQAPRAGVQVGRQRGSTVITVGDVERVGIEKVAEIALETAWKDAKAVYLSFDIDVIDAGFVPGTGWPEPGGLLPREALNLIRMISEPGLNGIEVVECSPPYDWAEQTALMSSRVILDSLAVMVRAGKLGKKPAALKRHAWGPFAD